One window from the genome of Vidua chalybeata isolate OUT-0048 chromosome 3, bVidCha1 merged haplotype, whole genome shotgun sequence encodes:
- the UCN gene encoding urocortin, with the protein MRPGMLQSRERDRGDRGTGEARVSTAQGTCSHRPRPRHASPVGVRKEPEWWLPKPARAGSAAPPLCPSTPSRRRVPAPRRSGAPLSPAPAARCVPGADVSPGSRTDITPGRAAGSAPAGRIALAAPPAPAGTGHGHSAPGAEGPRMRRALLTLLLLLARPPPAAARPATTDGSISAAGTGAQDQPLWPPLAPPPPGPWRGRRDEPPLSIDLTFHLLRHLLLLARAQSQRARADSNRRILDAVGR; encoded by the exons ATGAGGCCGGGGATGCTCCAGAGCCGGGAGAGGGATCGGGGGGACCGGGGGACCGGGGAAGCAAGGGTTAGCACGGCCCAAGGCACCTGCTCTcaccggccccggccccgccatGCCTCTCCGGTGGGCGTCAGAAAAGAACCGGAGTGGTGGCTCCCGAAACCGGCGAGAGCGGGCTCTGCCGCTCCGCCCCTCTGTCCCTCAACCCCGTCCCGCCGCCGGGTGCCCGCTCCCCGCCGCTCCGGTGCCCCCCTctcccccgcccccgccgcccggTGCGTGCCCGGCGCTGACGTCAGCCCGGGCTCCCGGACCGATATAAcccccggccgcgccgccggcTCAGCTCCCGCGGGACGGATCGCGCTCGCCGCGCCGCCAGCACCGGCAGGAACAGGGCACGGGCACAGCGCACCGG GTGCAGAGGGACCGAGGATGCGGCGGGCACTGCTcacccttctgctgctgctcgcccgcccgccgcccgccgccgcccgccccgccaCCACCGACGGCTCCATCTCGGCGGCCGGGACCGGGGCTCAGGACCAGCCGCTCTGGCCGCCGCtggcgccgccgcccccggggcCGTGGCGAGGGCGGCGGGACGAGCCGCCGCTCTCCATCGACCTCACGTTCCACCTCCTGCGGCACCTCTTGCTGCTCGCCCGCGCCCAGAGCCAGCGCGCCCGCGCCGATTCCAACCGCCGCATCCTCGACGCCGTGGGGCGCTGA
- the TRIM54 gene encoding LOW QUALITY PROTEIN: tripartite motif-containing protein 54 (The sequence of the model RefSeq protein was modified relative to this genomic sequence to represent the inferred CDS: inserted 2 bases in 1 codon), which yields MTASPAAPAPPSPGPPGPRPLLLPGRGSAGPETQRVPGPAGPEGWAGTVTQCHPTPPTAAAPAGRGRLKLAPGAGAGAETKRAPGGRSGAAGQSRVGPGRAGTATMNFAVGLKPLLAEARSMESLEKQLICPICLEMFSKPVVILPCQHNLCRKCANDVFQASNPLWQSRGSSAVPSGGRFRCPSCRHEVVLDRHGVYGLQRNLLVENIIDIYKQESARPLHAKAEQHLMCEEHEDERINIYCLRCEVPTCSLCKVFGAHKDCEVAPLPAVYQRQKVGGPWSLGGPRVPTQPPSRPXALYSQSELSDGIAMLVAGNDRIQAIITQMEEICHTIEENGRRQKQHVGLRFDALYGILEERKKELLQSIAAEQEAKLQRVRGLIRQYGDHLEASSKLVESAIQAMEEPQMALYLQHSKELLKKITDMSKASMSSRPEPGYENMDHFSINVDYVAEMLRTIEFQTEPLGEDEGDGAGDGSEAAADEDRLDSLEVPEAAEDVGPRQKPASSPHGQH from the exons AtgactgccagccctgcagcccctgcaccaCCCAGCCCCGGTCCCCCGGGGCCTCGGCCGCTCCTCCTCCCGGGCAGGGGATCAGCGGGTCCCGAAACGCAGCGGGTCCCGGGACCGGCCGGTCCCGAGGGGTGGGCAGGAACGGTGACTCAGTGTCACCCGACGCCGCCGACAGCtgcggccccggcggggcgggggcggctaAAATTAGCgccgggggccggggccggggccgaaACAAAGCGGGCACCGGGTGGCCGGAGCGGAGCCGCGGGACAGAGCCGGGTCGGGCCGGGACGGGCCGGGACCGCGACCATGAACTTCGCGGTGGGGCTGAAGCCGCTTCTGGCGGAGGCGCGGAGCATGGAGAGCCTGGAGAAGCAGCTCATCTGCCCCATCTGCCTGGAGATGTTCTCCAAGCCCGTGGtcatcctgccctgccagcacaaCCTCTGCCGCAAGTGCGCAAACGACGTCTTCCAG GCCTCCAACCCGCTGTGGCAGTCACGGGGCTCCAGCGCAGTGCCGTCGGGCGGGCGGTTCCGGTGCCCGTCCTGCCGGCACGAGGTGGTGCTGGACCGGCACGGGGTGTACGGATTGCAGCGGAACCTGCTCGTGGAGAACATCATCGACATCTACAAGCAGGAGTCGGCCCG ACCCCTTCATGCCAAGGCTGAGCAGCACCTCATGTGCGAGGAGCACGAGGATGAGCGGATCAACATCTACTGCCTGCGCTGCGAGGTGCCCACCTGCTCCCTCTGCAAGGTGTTCGGGGCGCACAAGGACTGCGAGGTGGCCCCGCTGCCGGCCGTCTACCAGCGCCAGAAGGTGGGGGGGCCCTGGAGTCTCGGGGGCCCGAGGGTGCCCACACAGCCACCCTCACGCCC GGCCCTCTACTCCCAGAGCGAGCTCAGCGACGGCATCGCCATGCTGGTGGCGGGGAATGACCGGATCCAGGCCATCATCACACAGATGGAGGAGATCTGCCACACCATCGAG GAGAACGGCCGGCGGCAGAAGCAGCACGTGGGGCTGCGGTTCGACGCGCTCTACGGGATCCTGGAGGAGCGCaagaaggagctgctgcagagcatcGCGGCCGAGCAGGAGGCCAAGCTGCAGCGAGTCCGTGGGCTCATCCGCCAGTACGGAGACCACCTGGAGGCCTCCTCCAAACTGGTGGAGTCAGCCATCCAGGCCATGGAGGAGCCCCAGATGGCCCTGTACCTGCAG CACTCCAAGGAACTCCTGAAAAA GATCACAGACATGTCCAAGGCATCAATGAGCAGCCGCCCTGAGCCTGGCTATGAGAACATGGACCACTTCTCCATCAACGTGGACTACGTGGCTGAGATGCTGAGGACCATCGAGTTCCAGACAG AGCCACTGGGCGAGGATGAGGGTGATGGAGCTGGGGACGGcagtgaggctgcagcagaTGAGGACCGGCTGGACAGCCTGGAGGTGCCCGAAGCTGCTGAAG ATGTGGGGCCGAGGCAGAAGCCAGCGAGCTCTCCCCATG GTCAGCACTGA
- the DNAJC5G gene encoding dnaJ homolog subfamily C member 5G has product MAEPPRPQRKLSRVGESLYRVLGLQKGSSPEEIKKAYRKLALKYHPDKNPDDPAAAERFKEINSAHATLSDADKRRLYDQYGSLGLYVAEQFGDDAVRHYFLMSKWWFKALVLCCGALTCCCCCCCCFFCCGTCCPPKEDESYKYVDPKDLEAQMCTEDNDPQIPVIAQPPPASTEPLPASTRSDA; this is encoded by the exons ATGGCGGAGCCCCCGCGGCCGCAGCGGAAGCTGTCCCGGGTCGGGGAGAGCCTGTACCgcgtgctggggctgcagaaggGCAGCTCCCCCGAGGAGATCAAGAAGGCCTATCG GAAGCTGGCTCTCAAGTACCATCCGGACAAGAACCCCGATGACCCAGCGGCAGCCGAGCGGTTCAAGGAGATCAACAGCGCCCACGCCACGCTGAGCGACGCGGACAAGCGCCGCCTGTATGACCAGTACGGCTCCCTCGGCCTCTACGTGGCCGAGCAGTTCGGCGACGATGCTGTCCGGCACTACTTCCTCATGTCCAAGTGGTGGTTCAAG GCACTGGTGCTGTGCTGCGGAgccctcacctgctgctgctgctgctgctgctgcttcttctgctgcGGGACGTGCTGCCCGCCCAAGGAGGATGAGTCCTACAAGTACGTGGACCCCAAGGACCTGGAGGCACAGATGTGCACAGAGGACAACG ATCCTCAGATCCCTGTTATAGCACAGCCCCCGCCTGCCAGCACGGAGCCGCTGCCAGCCAGCACCAGGAGTGATGCCTGA